The window CCAACGTCAGGACCACCCATAGAGCCTGCAGGGTCCACGCCAGGAAAAACCGCGGCACACTCGTCTTCACCCCGTCGAAGCGCCGATCGGCGCCTTCTCGCGAGATGCGCGCGTAGAGGTAGCTGCCCAACCGGAGAGTCCAGATCACGACCAGACCGGCCAGCACCAGCGCACGCGGATCCGGCAGACCACCGCGCAACGTCAACGCCACCAGAACCAGGCTCAGGTAGGTGACGCTACCAGTAAGGTCGTAGTACTTCTCGGTTCGGAAGAGCGAGGAAGGTACGAACACGGCCCAATTGATCGCGAAGGCCAGGATTACGCACACCGCAAACAACGATATGCCGCCGCACCGCGTGCCTCCCTGCCCTCCCGCCCATGCGATGGCGGCCGCAATCAGCAGAACAGGCGGGGCCGCCAGCAGACTTCGCACCTCGATCGTATTCATCAGCGCACCGCCGCCTCTGGTCTGACGCATATTCCGAGGTACCGCAAGGATCTCCTGACACCGCCTGCCGCACCCCCGGCTGCACGAGGGGCAACCCTCGTGGTTGCCCTGGTCTACCGACACGGGGGCAGGCACAAGGCCTGCCCCTACCGTTTGGGTGACACCGTGCATTCTCGATCATTTGTTCTTCACACTCCGCTCGCCCGTCCCGCGGCATGTCTGATCAGGTGATGGGGTGCGGGCGGCAGTGAGACGCAAATCATGCGCAGCCTTCTGGTCGTCGCACTGCTGGCAATGCTCGTCGCGCACGGCTGCAGAGCGGTGGAAGGTGAAGCAGGAGAACCTGCCATGATCGCCCCCACCGCCGACTCCTCACCGGGCAGTCCGGACCCCGACCGTCTCTCCCCACTGGAACGCGACCCCACGATTAGATAAGCGTTTCGCTCGCGTGAGCAGCGAGACAAAAGGGAGACGCGGCATGAGGGTCATCCTCCTCGGGCCACCCGGGGCCGGGAAAGGAACGCAGGCGGCATTCATCACGCAGGCTTTCTGCGTTCCCCAGATCTCCACCGGCGACATGCTGCGGGCCGCTGTCAAGGCCGACACACCGCTCGG is drawn from Candidatus Binatia bacterium and contains these coding sequences:
- a CDS encoding DUF1295 domain-containing protein → MRQTRGGGALMNTIEVRSLLAAPPVLLIAAAIAWAGGQGGTRCGGISLFAVCVILAFAINWAVFVPSSLFRTEKYYDLTGSVTYLSLVLVALTLRGGLPDPRALVLAGLVVIWTLRLGSYLYARISREGADRRFDGVKTSVPRFFLAWTLQALWVVLTLACALAAMTSARTTPLGGFEVLGVAVWLVGFSIEVMADRQKAQFRADPANRDRFIESGLWAWSRHPNYFGEIVLWTGIAIVAMPALTGWQHVTLVSPVFVYVLLAYVSGVPLLEQRAEQRWGNEPRYRAYRDRTPVLFPRLRRRF